The following nucleotide sequence is from Eremothecium cymbalariae DBVPG#7215 chromosome 6, complete sequence.
ACATAACACAGGTGCAATTAAGGCATTTATTCGGCGATAGCGCCTCCGCGCACAGAGGGAACAGTGTTTACGCTAGCTTGGTCAGCATATCGTCCTCATCCTCGGttgcatcatcatcatcatcattgCCACCACTACCACAACTGTCGTCCGCAACGCCACAGCAGGTCCAACTAGATGACTGTGCAGTGGTTACTGGagacgaagatgaaaatCCACAGACTGAGACCATACGTCAAAGACAAGACAGCTGCTGCTCCCCTCTCAGCTCTCAAAACAAAGACACTACCCTATCAAGCTTTACGTCTTTCAGCAGCATAGACAACGGCTACCAAATCCGATACCAACTGAAAAGAAATGAAGACGCCTGTGCAAAAACGGGACAACGCCCAACAAATAAGGCCAACCTCGAACTAAAACTCTCAAGGCTTGTTAGAGCGTGTCGCCGCTACTCAGACGACCGCAACGACAACTCCACTACACTGACTCACCTTGGTTGGCAGGCTATCCCTCTTTGCTGCAGTCAAGCATTAAAGCTCTCCGAACCCGTCATCATCAACGACCAGCAGTCAACCTGCGGCACGGGACTATCTGCAGACACAAGCGAGGGTCTCTAATACTAAAGCTTTCCATAGTCGGCCGGAAATAGGAACCCAAAAGCCCAAAACTGCGTCTCCCTCCCCCCTCCCCTTTCGGCCCAATTTCGGCTCCCAGCCGGCATCTGCAGCCTCCCCCGCCCCTTGAGCCGTGGACTAGTGTATTCCGTCCCCTACGTCTAAGATCGCTATCATATCTCAAAAACACACTCAGCCGGACCTGTCTGCCCAACTCCTGTCTGGCCGTCCACCTCTGCTTCCAAACACCCACACCAACCGTCATCCGCCCACCCCACTCACGTCAATCTTCCGCCGCCATATGGACCTGAGAGACGCAACATCCTTCCCCACTCTTCCCCTTCCTGAATTCCTCCTGCTGCCTTCTGCGCAAAACTTCCACATTTTGATGCAAGAAACAACATGGTGCGCCCATTTCTACGCGAACTTTCTACGTACAACGTGATTTCGTAGGTTACGATATAATCACggttaaaaattttttacaGGAAAAGCCAGGGGGCGTGTTTGGCGATTGTCACGACAAACACAGGCATCACCGAACTCAAAGCACatttttcttctaattAGATTACACCACtcttaaaagaaaacaaccACAAACAAATACACACAGACACTAAGTTAGCGTACCTGCCTGACTGATATATCAATTTCTGTGTTACAGAGAACTCTCTTATAATAGGTTACTACCACAAAGTTCGCGATCGCCTTTTTTCTCTGCACTTTTTTTCTGCTGGTTCGGTCCTTTCGTGTGCGCTGGTCTGTTTAAGTcgtatttttttaattttctgCGCactttttttccttttttggCATTACCCTACCTTTTGGccaaaaaagagaagaatCACACACTATTCCACGTTATAACTTAGTTTTCGCTGAAGGAAgttgaaattttggataaggaagaaagaaagaaaggTTTTGTTTGTTATTATCAGGACAAATAACAGATATTTCAGAAGCCTTAAGCTGGAGAAACGCAAAGTAACAAGAGTTTTTTTAGTGTcatttgaagtttcttttttttccgAAGTCAAGTCCCCAAATCTTGAAGGAGCTAAGGTTATTGATTGGTTATAGTGGAATTATTTTGCTACCTGCAAGAAGTGTATCCGAAAGACCGTCGTTTGGAGCTAAAACATTAA
It contains:
- a CDS encoding uncharacterized protein (similar to KLLA0F20856g -Kluyveromyces lactis), which translates into the protein MSKDSNGCKRNNSKGKHLGNRNKLKSENGGDRNGPSAATGKNGKTQNNKVDKKMNSGDSHDVSSNNSSCNSSGYNNHGSANASNIGNIAGANNANANASNGAGPNSISGNIKEGSIAWREVNYGNPEFVFKEPKNGPKPVMVSRGVQTSNITQVQLRHLFGDSASAHRGNSVYASLVSISSSSSVASSSSSLPPLPQLSSATPQQVQLDDCAVVTGDEDENPQTETIRQRQDSCCSPLSSQNKDTTLSSFTSFSSIDNGYQIRYQLKRNEDACAKTGQRPTNKANLELKLSRLVRACRRYSDDRNDNSTTLTHLGWQAIPLCCSQALKLSEPVIINDQQSTCGTGLSADTSEGL